gcTTTCTAAGAAcaaaagatttgaaaataaattgtgtatctGAAAATATTGATGACAGTGAAAATTCTGTAGATACAAATAGTGATAATGAGTCAATAGTAAATAACTGtgacaataaaattgaaatggTTCAAGATGCAGTTGAATACTTGGCAGGATGGGTAGCTAAGACATTTAAACTCAAATTTCCTGAGCTTTGTTCAACAACAACAGAACAACATTTAAATGAAAGTTCCCATGGACATGATTATGGGATACTTCCATGGATAAATCACTTATTCTATGGTGGCTTAATAGTTCCCAgtgaagaatttaaaaataatattttaagaatagaaagactttttaataaaatcaccAAACATAAAATTCCTGAAGGACAAggagtagttaaaaaattaacaaaaaaaatatttaatagaatggAAATGCCCGAAAAGTATTATCCTGTTGTGCagaaatatgtaaaacaaagGATTCTCATACGAATGAAGTATTTAAACCACCACAGTAATTTActcaacaaaaaaagaaaagctAAAGCAAATCTGCAACGACTTCAAAAACTTAGaagacttatgagttatgacataatttttaaagaattatcatgcaatttttaattattataatttttgtatatattatcctattttatgtattattttgtatattaaaataatttagttttaatttttgtaattgattTATCTGTAATATACTTAGTAGAATAGTACCTACTCTAAATATCAACAGAAAAATGATCACACACTACATATTTATAAAGGAGTTTTAAAGAAGGAGTCGTCTCATagcaatattttatcataattatacaattctacgtaagtaataactatataaaagtCAAACTTTTTAACTCAATTCAAATAGTTGAATTACAATTTtggattaacaaaaaaatttagttagatacaattcgtaaaatataaaaaatagttaaataatattattttgattgttgtCTATTATTGGTGTAATTAAAACCTGTCCAAAAGAATAGCGAAAAATAACGAATTATATTACccataaagcataatatttctaaggaataaaataaatattcaataaaaatacatcgatattaataatagcagtaaatcaataagtataataaaaaaaaaaataccaatcataaaaataaagataaaaagtacctatatgttttgaCAGCATTTATCAACGCGCCGCCTTGAATTTTGTACTTCACGTGACGTCAGTAGATAAGGAATGGTGCGGGGTGATCGATTTATTTACATGACTATGAGGCAACctctattatctataaaccttggaatatggaatattttataaaattataaatatgtattgcaATCATTACTTAATTCTTTTTAagtaagaattaaaatgttattgcaaCGTAAAACATGACAATAAACAAACtctgttaggtatataaaaataataataactagagaaataattttctcaaaataataacaaatttagttaatgattagtaataataa
The window above is part of the Acyrthosiphon pisum isolate AL4f unplaced genomic scaffold, pea_aphid_22Mar2018_4r6ur Scaffold_21674;HRSCAF=24568, whole genome shotgun sequence genome. Proteins encoded here:
- the LOC100574322 gene encoding uncharacterized protein LOC100574322 isoform X1, producing the protein MVQDAVEYLAGWVAKTFKLKFPELCSTTTEQHLNESSHGHDYGILPWINHLFYGGLIVPSEEFKNNILRIERLFNKITKHKIPEGQGVVKKLTKKIFNRMEMPEKYYPVVQKYVKQRILIRMKYLNHHSNLLNKKRKAKANLQRLQKLRRLMSYDIIFKELSCNF